TATTTTCTGATTTTTCTTTTATTACTTCCGCCTAAATAATGATAATCCCCTTGCGTACGGCATACTTAACCAGCTCGGTCCGGTTGTGCAGATCCAGTTTCCCCATCAGACGGGTCTTGTGCCCCTCCACAGTTTTGGGACTGAGCACCAACATTTCGGCGATTTCCGGTATTGTATACCCCTCAGCCAGCAGCCTTAAAATTTCTCTCTCCCTTTCCGTTAATTGTTCATAGGGGTCAAGGCTTTTCCTCCCGACCACCTCTCTCTGAAAATCATCCACCAAAAATTTTGCTACATTCGGAGATAAAAAAGAATCGCCGCGGCTAACCGAACGGATGCCCATAACAAGATCCGATGAAGCCACTGTTTTGCTGATAAAACCCCGCGCTCCCGCCTCAATAATCTGAAAGACATATTCCCGGTCGTCGTGCTGTGTCAGTGCCAGGACTTTCGTCTCCGGAAATTCTCTGGCCAACCGCCGCGTTGCCTCCAGCCCATCCATCAGGGGCATGGCAATATCCATGAGCACCACGTCGGGCTTGAACTTCCTGACCATCTCCAGCGCTTCAACGCCATTGGAAGCCTCGCCCACCACGTCCATTTCCGGCGAAAGACCGAGCAGGGCGCAGACTCCCTCACGGACAATGGTATGGTCATCAACCACTAAAACTCTAATCTTTCGCATGCAGCGCCCCTCACTTTCCACTTCCCCACCGTTCACCCAGCGGGATGACGGCTGTCACAGTAGTCCCTTTCCCCGGCTCTGACTGCACCGTGCTCATCGCACCAATCAGGTCCATTCTTTCACGCATATTAGATAGGCCGTAGCCCCGCCCCTTGTCACCGCCATCAGAAACCTGAGACATATTGAAACCTTTGCCATCGTCGATGACCTGCAAAACCAGATTTCCGTCGACCTTTTTAAGTGAGAGGGTTACATTTTTTGCCTGGGCATGTTGGATAATATTCCCCACAGCTCCCTGGACCCAGCGAAAAAGGGTAAGCTCTTCCTCCGGCTGCAGGATTCTTTTCAACTCGTCCAGTTCAAAACTTACTCGGATGCCGAGGGACGTCAGACTCGTTTCCGCGTACTGGCGGATGGCGGGTACTAGCCCCAG
This portion of the Atribacteraceae bacterium genome encodes:
- a CDS encoding response regulator transcription factor; this encodes MRKIRVLVVDDHTIVREGVCALLGLSPEMDVVGEASNGVEALEMVRKFKPDVVLMDIAMPLMDGLEATRRLAREFPETKVLALTQHDDREYVFQIIEAGARGFISKTVASSDLVMGIRSVSRGDSFLSPNVAKFLVDDFQREVVGRKSLDPYEQLTEREREILRLLAEGYTIPEIAEMLVLSPKTVEGHKTRLMGKLDLHNRTELVKYAVRKGIIII